From the Misgurnus anguillicaudatus chromosome 17, ASM2758022v2, whole genome shotgun sequence genome, one window contains:
- the tyw5 gene encoding tRNA wybutosine-synthesizing protein 5: MDCQEKQEVPVYTDVDRETFARDICPLRRPAILRSVPLGPCVSSWTVSYLAQKGGDREVKVHVCPEPRMDFLHKNFVYRTLPFDTFVQRAAEAKHSDFFISENESYYLRSLGEDARKEPADLRKQFPELAEDFHIPEFFEPEQFFSSVFRISSPGMQLWTHYDVMDNLLAQVTGRKRVVLFSPKDALHLYLTGDKSEVLDIDTPDLQRYPEFVKACRFECVLEPGDLLYIPALWFHNTLALEFGVGVNVFWRHLPAESYDKKDPYGNKDPVAATRALQALERTLGILEELPSEYRDFYARRMVLRIQSRAYCMQSTQGNLDTT; encoded by the exons ATGGACTGTCAGGAGAAGCAGGAGGTGCCCGTTTACACTGATGTGGACAGAGAGACTTTTGCGAGGGACATATGTCCACTG CGCAGACCAGCGATCTTGAGGAGCGTGCCCCTGGGACCCTGCGTGAGCTCGTGGACCGTGAGTTACCTCGCTCAGAAGGGGGGAGACCGCGAGGTCAAAGTGCACGTGTGCCCCGAGCCCAGAATGGACTTTCTGCATAAGAACTTTGTGTACAG GACGCTTCCGTTTGATACATTTGTCCAAAGGGCTGCAGAGGCAAAGCACTCAGATTTCTTCATTAGTGAG AATGAAAGCTATTACTTGCGTTCACTTGGAGAAGATGCTCGTAAG gAACCTGCTGATTTAAGGAAACAGTTCCCTGAGTTGGCAGAAGATTTCCATATTCCAGAGTTTTTTGAACCTGAGCAGTTTTTTTCTAGTGTCTTTCGTATCAGTTCACCCGGTATGCAACTGTGGACACATTATGAT GTAATGGACAACCTGCTTGCTCAAGTTACAGGACGAAAGCGTGTTGTCCTCTTCAGCCCAAAAGATGCCCTTCATCTCTACCTCACAG GGGATAAGTCTGAAGTTTTGGATATTGACACTCCCGATCTGCAGCGTTACCCTGAATTTGTAAAAGCTTGTCGCTTTGAATGTGTTCTAGAACCTGGAGACCTGCTCTACATTCCAG CTCTTTGGTTTCATAATACCCTGGCTTTGGAGTTTGGTGTTGGTGTCAATGTGTTCTGGAGGCATCTGCCAGCTGAGAGTTATGATAAGAAAGATCCATATGGAAACAAAGACCCAGTTGCAGCCACACGAGCTCTGCAGGCACTGGAGCGGACTCTAGGTATCTTGGAAGAACTTCCAAGTGAATATCGAGATTTCTATGCTCGTCGGATGGTGCTGCGGATTCAAAGTCGGGCTTACTGTATGCAATCTACACAAGGAAATTTAGACACAACATAG
- the LOC141350264 gene encoding uncharacterized protein isoform X2, producing the protein MDWGYVVVTIIPLTKNTMNKIHKILENHKLEIFYNKFLELGIEDVQDFIDGVTDEDLDNMNFTRVQKNRFQNMKVDIQRLGTCPLSKGFSVTKSLGGHCLYYSFPKSARKQIIDLDPSQNTVDDLILRISFLENISEQMTVCLFTADGMPLTDDPFFNTWSLKDRHIENGSELYAIFTPKENLRQPPCYNPSNTLSEGPDTVNCHVMLKGRYEIHVDLEKDTLIQLRQQLSLESGIPSHVLHLKDYEWNVSEPLFNLGINEETVLHFTLSSFHDDAPDNTEFCHADITPSVKQTDKGLSIFFSALYAIINKNRGDGFKKVISYIRKISGCNALAQSLFQTICQNTTGTKVQKIAIVEGLYFLFRELLPSNTKRSDGRIIDDIDVFEYAPVCWAYIMSQAKNENATNETYAPFHMKAQSTSQRFSEPVHVPGVPEVFDRMYVLDKIREGEKIPNCSEPNLRETSIRRATNIEKILLSLPPYIEYFYRWTGHDGTTSDSSFNINPEKTFAQMNEELSNFPHLTVTPPLQLKAIGIEGPCLVMLSHQKQGVFIFRDKMTPQNMIAFDPTAGKTTTVNIDELANVLRDAREDLTFKVTKPPKEAIVVLFDSSSSMGEECFDKDCAMKRIDAIKEIFGSFANRCMAYNFDQVICLVEFDSNVKTLHTFTETVETFKEYVSGLQPSGRTLLYDALNHGLQELNQIKKRFPDCKGRILCLTDGNDYGSKSDPVHVANQLMTSKTVVDSVLLGKVENNVLHGISNVTGGCCFKPETSKAALQLFEMETVLSMELRKEKKHFDISSITKLEDLVTIINTFGYDVKPEVKLPPQIDNKVTVTQNVLKKKIMESKNGRFLEKDKRILEELKNLHLEPHPFCTVLPSETDFTFWKILMEGPPQTPYENGTFELYCSFGSEYPVKPPLMRFLTPVYHCNVNSEGRICHNIFDQNYSAHITMREILDAIFGLLIAPEPEDPLDSILAEQFHSSKQKYEEEARKSTEKHANSSMDELEKKYVGPESSSTVIPPNLICPLTKKLLIDPVKTNAGMVYERRAIEKHLKIYRRVDPINKKLLRRTDLRPDQNMKKAVKEYRGLQIRETTV; encoded by the exons atgGATTGGGGCTATGTCGTCGTTACCATCATCCCTCTGACAAAAAATACG ATGAACAAAATACACAAGATTTTAGAAAATCACAAACTAGAAATATTCTATAACAAATTTCTTGAACTTGGGATTGAGGATGTGCAGGATTTCATTGATGGTGTAACTGATGAAGACCTGGATAACATGA ATTTTACCAGGGTTCAAAAGAACAGATTTCAAAATATGAAAGTTGATATTCAGAGACTTGGCACATGTCCACTCTCAAAAGGATTCTCAGTGACAAAATCACTTGGGGGACATTGCCTATATTATTCATTTCCAAAAAGTGCACGCAAACAAATAATTG ATTTGGACCCATCACAAAACACAGTGGATGATCTTATTCTAAGGATTAGCTTTTTGGAAAATATCAGTGAGCAAATGACTGTGTGTCTATTCACTGCTGATGGAATGCCATTGACAGATGATCCATTTTTCAATACAT GGTCACTGAAAGACAGACACATTGAAAATGGAAGTGAATTGTATGCCATATTTACACCAAAAGAAAACTTAAGACAGCCTCCCTGCTACAATCCAAGCAACACTTTAAGTGAAGGCCCAGACACTGTCAACTGTCACGTGATGCTTAAA GGCAGGTATGAAATACATGTGGACTTGGAAAAAGACACATTGATTCAGCTGAGACAACAACTTTCTCTTGAAAGTGGAATACCATCACATGTGCTTCACCTCAA AGACTATGAATGGAACGTCAGTGAACCACTGTTTAACCTTGGCATTAATGAGGAAACAGTGCTACATTTCACGTTGTCTTCATTTCATGATGATGCACCAGATAACACAGAGTTCTGCCATGCTGATATCACACCATCAGtgaaacaaacagacaaagGCCTAAGCATTTTTTTCTCAGCCTTGTATGCCATT ATAAATAAAAACCGTGGAGACGGTTTCAAGAAAGTGATTTCATACATTAGAAAAATCAGTGGATGCAATGCTTTAGCCCAGAGCTTGTTTCAGACCATTTGTCAAAATACAACTGGTACAAAAGTCCAAAAG ATTGCCATTGTTGAAGGACTTTACTTTCTCTTCAGAGAACTGTTACCCAGCAATACAAAAAGATCTGATGGCAGGATCATTGATGATATTGATGTTTTTGAGTATGCACCCGTTTGCTGGGCGTACATAATGTCTCAAGCAAAG AATGAGAATGCAACAAATGAAACCTATGCTCCATTTCACATGAAGGCACAGTCTACAAGTCAGCGCTTTTCTGAGCCTGTGCATGTACCGGGAGTGCCTGAGGTTTTTGACAGGATGTATGTGCTAGATAAAATTAGAG AGGGGGAAAAAATTCCTAACTGCAGTGAACCGAACCTCAGAGAGACATCAATTAGAAGAGCCACCAATATTGAGAAGATTTTGCTGAGTCTCCCTCCATATATTGAATACTTCTATCGCTGGACTGGTCATGATGGTACTACATCTGATTCCAG CTTTAACATCAATccagagaaaacatttgcccAAATGAATGAAGAGTTGTCAAACTTTCCTCACTTGACTGTAACTCCACCACTACAGCTAAAAGCTATTGGAATTGAAGGACCATGCTTAGTCATGCTCAGTCATC AAAAACAAGGTGTATTCATTTTCAGAGACAAAATGACTCCTCAAAACATGATTGCTTTTGATCCTACTGCTGGAAAAACCACAACTGTGAACATAGATGAACTGGCTAATGT ACTGAGAGATGCCAGAGAGGACCTAACATTCAAAGTCACTAAGCCTCCAAAGGAGGCTATTGTG gtgCTCTTTGATTCAAGCTCCTCCATGGGAGAGGAATGTTTTGACAAAGACTGCGCAATGAAACGAATTGATGCCATCAAAGAAATATTTGGCAGCTTTGCAAACCGATGCATGGCATACAATTTTGATCAAGTAATCTGCCTTGTAGAATTTGACTCTAATGTGAAAACTCTTCATACATTCACAGAAACAGTGGAAACCTTTAAG GAGTATGTAAGTGGACTTCAACCATCTGGAAGAACTTTACTGTATGATGCATTAAATCATGGACTTCAAGAACTAAACCAAATCAAAAAAAGATTTCCAGATTGCAAAGGTCGCATCCTGTGCTTGACAGATGGCAATGATTATGG ATCGAAATCTGATCCAGTTCATGTTGCAAACCAGTTAATGACTTCAAAAACTGTTGTGGATTCTGTGCTACTTGGTAAGGTGGAGAACAATGTACTACACGGGATAAGCAATGTTACAG GTGGTTGCTGTTTTAAGCCTGAAACAAGCAAAGCAGCCTTGCAACTCTTCGAGATGGAAACTGTTTTGTCAATGGAACTAAGAAAGGAAAAGAAACACTTTGATATATCATCAATAACAAAACTG GAGGACCTTGTAACTATTATCAATACCTTTGGATATGATGTCAAACCAGAGGTGAAACTACCCCCACAGATTGACAACAAAGTGACAGTTACACAGAA TGTCTTGAAAAAGAAAATTATGGAATCCAAGAATGGGCGCTTTTTGGAGAAGGACAAAAGAATTTTGGAGGAGCTTAAGAATCTTCACTTGGAACCCCATCCTTTCTGTACAGTGCTGCCTTCGGAAACAGATTTCA CCTTTTGGAAGATTCTGATGGAAGGGCCTCCACAAACCCCATATGAAAATGGAACTTTTGAGCTGTATTGTTCATTTGGTTCTGAGTACCCCGTGAAACCACCACTAATGAGGTTCTTGACCCCT GTTTACCATTGTAATGTGAACAGTGAGGGAAGAATCTGTCACAACATATTTGACCAAAATTACTCTGCCCACATTACCATGAGAGAGATCCTGGATGCCATATTTGGGCTCCTGATTGCCCCTGAACCAGAGGATCCTCTAGAcag CATTTTGGCAGAACAATTTCATTCCAGCAAACAAAAATATGAGGAAGAAGCCAggaaaagcacagaaaagcaTGCAAATTCCTCTATGGATGAGTTGGAAAAG
- the LOC141350264 gene encoding uncharacterized protein isoform X1 — MDWGYVVVTIIPLTKNTMNKIHKILENHKLEIFYNKFLELGIEDVQDFIDGVTDEDLDNMNFTRVQKNRFQNMKVDIQRLGTCPLSKGFSVTKSLGGHCLYYSFPKSARKQIIDLDPSQNTVDDLILRISFLENISEQMTVCLFTADGMPLTDDPFFNTWSLKDRHIENGSELYAIFTPKENLRQPPCYNPSNTLSEGPDTVNCHVMLKGRYEIHVDLEKDTLIQLRQQLSLESGIPSHVLHLKDYEWNVSEPLFNLGINEETVLHFTLSSFHDDAPDNTEFCHADITPSVKQTDKGLSIFFSALYAIINKNRGDGFKKVISYIRKISGCNALAQSLFQTICQNTTGTKVQKIAIVEGLYFLFRELLPSNTKRSDGRIIDDIDVFEYAPVCWAYIMSQAKNENATNETYAPFHMKAQSTSQRFSEPVHVPGVPEVFDRMYVLDKIREGEKIPNCSEPNLRETSIRRATNIEKILLSLPPYIEYFYRWTGHDGTTSDSSSFNINPEKTFAQMNEELSNFPHLTVTPPLQLKAIGIEGPCLVMLSHQKQGVFIFRDKMTPQNMIAFDPTAGKTTTVNIDELANVLRDAREDLTFKVTKPPKEAIVVLFDSSSSMGEECFDKDCAMKRIDAIKEIFGSFANRCMAYNFDQVICLVEFDSNVKTLHTFTETVETFKEYVSGLQPSGRTLLYDALNHGLQELNQIKKRFPDCKGRILCLTDGNDYGSKSDPVHVANQLMTSKTVVDSVLLGKVENNVLHGISNVTGGCCFKPETSKAALQLFEMETVLSMELRKEKKHFDISSITKLEDLVTIINTFGYDVKPEVKLPPQIDNKVTVTQNVLKKKIMESKNGRFLEKDKRILEELKNLHLEPHPFCTVLPSETDFTFWKILMEGPPQTPYENGTFELYCSFGSEYPVKPPLMRFLTPVYHCNVNSEGRICHNIFDQNYSAHITMREILDAIFGLLIAPEPEDPLDSILAEQFHSSKQKYEEEARKSTEKHANSSMDELEKKYVGPESSSTVIPPNLICPLTKKLLIDPVKTNAGMVYERRAIEKHLKIYRRVDPINKKLLRRTDLRPDQNMKKAVKEYRGLQIRETTV, encoded by the exons atgGATTGGGGCTATGTCGTCGTTACCATCATCCCTCTGACAAAAAATACG ATGAACAAAATACACAAGATTTTAGAAAATCACAAACTAGAAATATTCTATAACAAATTTCTTGAACTTGGGATTGAGGATGTGCAGGATTTCATTGATGGTGTAACTGATGAAGACCTGGATAACATGA ATTTTACCAGGGTTCAAAAGAACAGATTTCAAAATATGAAAGTTGATATTCAGAGACTTGGCACATGTCCACTCTCAAAAGGATTCTCAGTGACAAAATCACTTGGGGGACATTGCCTATATTATTCATTTCCAAAAAGTGCACGCAAACAAATAATTG ATTTGGACCCATCACAAAACACAGTGGATGATCTTATTCTAAGGATTAGCTTTTTGGAAAATATCAGTGAGCAAATGACTGTGTGTCTATTCACTGCTGATGGAATGCCATTGACAGATGATCCATTTTTCAATACAT GGTCACTGAAAGACAGACACATTGAAAATGGAAGTGAATTGTATGCCATATTTACACCAAAAGAAAACTTAAGACAGCCTCCCTGCTACAATCCAAGCAACACTTTAAGTGAAGGCCCAGACACTGTCAACTGTCACGTGATGCTTAAA GGCAGGTATGAAATACATGTGGACTTGGAAAAAGACACATTGATTCAGCTGAGACAACAACTTTCTCTTGAAAGTGGAATACCATCACATGTGCTTCACCTCAA AGACTATGAATGGAACGTCAGTGAACCACTGTTTAACCTTGGCATTAATGAGGAAACAGTGCTACATTTCACGTTGTCTTCATTTCATGATGATGCACCAGATAACACAGAGTTCTGCCATGCTGATATCACACCATCAGtgaaacaaacagacaaagGCCTAAGCATTTTTTTCTCAGCCTTGTATGCCATT ATAAATAAAAACCGTGGAGACGGTTTCAAGAAAGTGATTTCATACATTAGAAAAATCAGTGGATGCAATGCTTTAGCCCAGAGCTTGTTTCAGACCATTTGTCAAAATACAACTGGTACAAAAGTCCAAAAG ATTGCCATTGTTGAAGGACTTTACTTTCTCTTCAGAGAACTGTTACCCAGCAATACAAAAAGATCTGATGGCAGGATCATTGATGATATTGATGTTTTTGAGTATGCACCCGTTTGCTGGGCGTACATAATGTCTCAAGCAAAG AATGAGAATGCAACAAATGAAACCTATGCTCCATTTCACATGAAGGCACAGTCTACAAGTCAGCGCTTTTCTGAGCCTGTGCATGTACCGGGAGTGCCTGAGGTTTTTGACAGGATGTATGTGCTAGATAAAATTAGAG AGGGGGAAAAAATTCCTAACTGCAGTGAACCGAACCTCAGAGAGACATCAATTAGAAGAGCCACCAATATTGAGAAGATTTTGCTGAGTCTCCCTCCATATATTGAATACTTCTATCGCTGGACTGGTCATGATGGTACTACATCTGATTCCAG TAGCTTTAACATCAATccagagaaaacatttgcccAAATGAATGAAGAGTTGTCAAACTTTCCTCACTTGACTGTAACTCCACCACTACAGCTAAAAGCTATTGGAATTGAAGGACCATGCTTAGTCATGCTCAGTCATC AAAAACAAGGTGTATTCATTTTCAGAGACAAAATGACTCCTCAAAACATGATTGCTTTTGATCCTACTGCTGGAAAAACCACAACTGTGAACATAGATGAACTGGCTAATGT ACTGAGAGATGCCAGAGAGGACCTAACATTCAAAGTCACTAAGCCTCCAAAGGAGGCTATTGTG gtgCTCTTTGATTCAAGCTCCTCCATGGGAGAGGAATGTTTTGACAAAGACTGCGCAATGAAACGAATTGATGCCATCAAAGAAATATTTGGCAGCTTTGCAAACCGATGCATGGCATACAATTTTGATCAAGTAATCTGCCTTGTAGAATTTGACTCTAATGTGAAAACTCTTCATACATTCACAGAAACAGTGGAAACCTTTAAG GAGTATGTAAGTGGACTTCAACCATCTGGAAGAACTTTACTGTATGATGCATTAAATCATGGACTTCAAGAACTAAACCAAATCAAAAAAAGATTTCCAGATTGCAAAGGTCGCATCCTGTGCTTGACAGATGGCAATGATTATGG ATCGAAATCTGATCCAGTTCATGTTGCAAACCAGTTAATGACTTCAAAAACTGTTGTGGATTCTGTGCTACTTGGTAAGGTGGAGAACAATGTACTACACGGGATAAGCAATGTTACAG GTGGTTGCTGTTTTAAGCCTGAAACAAGCAAAGCAGCCTTGCAACTCTTCGAGATGGAAACTGTTTTGTCAATGGAACTAAGAAAGGAAAAGAAACACTTTGATATATCATCAATAACAAAACTG GAGGACCTTGTAACTATTATCAATACCTTTGGATATGATGTCAAACCAGAGGTGAAACTACCCCCACAGATTGACAACAAAGTGACAGTTACACAGAA TGTCTTGAAAAAGAAAATTATGGAATCCAAGAATGGGCGCTTTTTGGAGAAGGACAAAAGAATTTTGGAGGAGCTTAAGAATCTTCACTTGGAACCCCATCCTTTCTGTACAGTGCTGCCTTCGGAAACAGATTTCA CCTTTTGGAAGATTCTGATGGAAGGGCCTCCACAAACCCCATATGAAAATGGAACTTTTGAGCTGTATTGTTCATTTGGTTCTGAGTACCCCGTGAAACCACCACTAATGAGGTTCTTGACCCCT GTTTACCATTGTAATGTGAACAGTGAGGGAAGAATCTGTCACAACATATTTGACCAAAATTACTCTGCCCACATTACCATGAGAGAGATCCTGGATGCCATATTTGGGCTCCTGATTGCCCCTGAACCAGAGGATCCTCTAGAcag CATTTTGGCAGAACAATTTCATTCCAGCAAACAAAAATATGAGGAAGAAGCCAggaaaagcacagaaaagcaTGCAAATTCCTCTATGGATGAGTTGGAAAAG
- the LOC141350264 gene encoding uncharacterized protein isoform X3: MASEMNKIHKILENHKLEIFYNKFLELGIEDVQDFIDGVTDEDLDNMNFTRVQKNRFQNMKVDIQRLGTCPLSKGFSVTKSLGGHCLYYSFPKSARKQIIDLDPSQNTVDDLILRISFLENISEQMTVCLFTADGMPLTDDPFFNTWSLKDRHIENGSELYAIFTPKENLRQPPCYNPSNTLSEGPDTVNCHVMLKGRYEIHVDLEKDTLIQLRQQLSLESGIPSHVLHLKDYEWNVSEPLFNLGINEETVLHFTLSSFHDDAPDNTEFCHADITPSVKQTDKGLSIFFSALYAIINKNRGDGFKKVISYIRKISGCNALAQSLFQTICQNTTGTKVQKIAIVEGLYFLFRELLPSNTKRSDGRIIDDIDVFEYAPVCWAYIMSQAKNENATNETYAPFHMKAQSTSQRFSEPVHVPGVPEVFDRMYVLDKIREGEKIPNCSEPNLRETSIRRATNIEKILLSLPPYIEYFYRWTGHDGTTSDSSSFNINPEKTFAQMNEELSNFPHLTVTPPLQLKAIGIEGPCLVMLSHQKQGVFIFRDKMTPQNMIAFDPTAGKTTTVNIDELANVLRDAREDLTFKVTKPPKEAIVVLFDSSSSMGEECFDKDCAMKRIDAIKEIFGSFANRCMAYNFDQVICLVEFDSNVKTLHTFTETVETFKEYVSGLQPSGRTLLYDALNHGLQELNQIKKRFPDCKGRILCLTDGNDYGSKSDPVHVANQLMTSKTVVDSVLLGKVENNVLHGISNVTGGCCFKPETSKAALQLFEMETVLSMELRKEKKHFDISSITKLEDLVTIINTFGYDVKPEVKLPPQIDNKVTVTQNVLKKKIMESKNGRFLEKDKRILEELKNLHLEPHPFCTVLPSETDFTFWKILMEGPPQTPYENGTFELYCSFGSEYPVKPPLMRFLTPVYHCNVNSEGRICHNIFDQNYSAHITMREILDAIFGLLIAPEPEDPLDSILAEQFHSSKQKYEEEARKSTEKHANSSMDELEKKYVGPESSSTVIPPNLICPLTKKLLIDPVKTNAGMVYERRAIEKHLKIYRRVDPINKKLLRRTDLRPDQNMKKAVKEYRGLQIRETTV; encoded by the exons ATGGCGAGCGAG ATGAACAAAATACACAAGATTTTAGAAAATCACAAACTAGAAATATTCTATAACAAATTTCTTGAACTTGGGATTGAGGATGTGCAGGATTTCATTGATGGTGTAACTGATGAAGACCTGGATAACATGA ATTTTACCAGGGTTCAAAAGAACAGATTTCAAAATATGAAAGTTGATATTCAGAGACTTGGCACATGTCCACTCTCAAAAGGATTCTCAGTGACAAAATCACTTGGGGGACATTGCCTATATTATTCATTTCCAAAAAGTGCACGCAAACAAATAATTG ATTTGGACCCATCACAAAACACAGTGGATGATCTTATTCTAAGGATTAGCTTTTTGGAAAATATCAGTGAGCAAATGACTGTGTGTCTATTCACTGCTGATGGAATGCCATTGACAGATGATCCATTTTTCAATACAT GGTCACTGAAAGACAGACACATTGAAAATGGAAGTGAATTGTATGCCATATTTACACCAAAAGAAAACTTAAGACAGCCTCCCTGCTACAATCCAAGCAACACTTTAAGTGAAGGCCCAGACACTGTCAACTGTCACGTGATGCTTAAA GGCAGGTATGAAATACATGTGGACTTGGAAAAAGACACATTGATTCAGCTGAGACAACAACTTTCTCTTGAAAGTGGAATACCATCACATGTGCTTCACCTCAA AGACTATGAATGGAACGTCAGTGAACCACTGTTTAACCTTGGCATTAATGAGGAAACAGTGCTACATTTCACGTTGTCTTCATTTCATGATGATGCACCAGATAACACAGAGTTCTGCCATGCTGATATCACACCATCAGtgaaacaaacagacaaagGCCTAAGCATTTTTTTCTCAGCCTTGTATGCCATT ATAAATAAAAACCGTGGAGACGGTTTCAAGAAAGTGATTTCATACATTAGAAAAATCAGTGGATGCAATGCTTTAGCCCAGAGCTTGTTTCAGACCATTTGTCAAAATACAACTGGTACAAAAGTCCAAAAG ATTGCCATTGTTGAAGGACTTTACTTTCTCTTCAGAGAACTGTTACCCAGCAATACAAAAAGATCTGATGGCAGGATCATTGATGATATTGATGTTTTTGAGTATGCACCCGTTTGCTGGGCGTACATAATGTCTCAAGCAAAG AATGAGAATGCAACAAATGAAACCTATGCTCCATTTCACATGAAGGCACAGTCTACAAGTCAGCGCTTTTCTGAGCCTGTGCATGTACCGGGAGTGCCTGAGGTTTTTGACAGGATGTATGTGCTAGATAAAATTAGAG AGGGGGAAAAAATTCCTAACTGCAGTGAACCGAACCTCAGAGAGACATCAATTAGAAGAGCCACCAATATTGAGAAGATTTTGCTGAGTCTCCCTCCATATATTGAATACTTCTATCGCTGGACTGGTCATGATGGTACTACATCTGATTCCAG TAGCTTTAACATCAATccagagaaaacatttgcccAAATGAATGAAGAGTTGTCAAACTTTCCTCACTTGACTGTAACTCCACCACTACAGCTAAAAGCTATTGGAATTGAAGGACCATGCTTAGTCATGCTCAGTCATC AAAAACAAGGTGTATTCATTTTCAGAGACAAAATGACTCCTCAAAACATGATTGCTTTTGATCCTACTGCTGGAAAAACCACAACTGTGAACATAGATGAACTGGCTAATGT ACTGAGAGATGCCAGAGAGGACCTAACATTCAAAGTCACTAAGCCTCCAAAGGAGGCTATTGTG gtgCTCTTTGATTCAAGCTCCTCCATGGGAGAGGAATGTTTTGACAAAGACTGCGCAATGAAACGAATTGATGCCATCAAAGAAATATTTGGCAGCTTTGCAAACCGATGCATGGCATACAATTTTGATCAAGTAATCTGCCTTGTAGAATTTGACTCTAATGTGAAAACTCTTCATACATTCACAGAAACAGTGGAAACCTTTAAG GAGTATGTAAGTGGACTTCAACCATCTGGAAGAACTTTACTGTATGATGCATTAAATCATGGACTTCAAGAACTAAACCAAATCAAAAAAAGATTTCCAGATTGCAAAGGTCGCATCCTGTGCTTGACAGATGGCAATGATTATGG ATCGAAATCTGATCCAGTTCATGTTGCAAACCAGTTAATGACTTCAAAAACTGTTGTGGATTCTGTGCTACTTGGTAAGGTGGAGAACAATGTACTACACGGGATAAGCAATGTTACAG GTGGTTGCTGTTTTAAGCCTGAAACAAGCAAAGCAGCCTTGCAACTCTTCGAGATGGAAACTGTTTTGTCAATGGAACTAAGAAAGGAAAAGAAACACTTTGATATATCATCAATAACAAAACTG GAGGACCTTGTAACTATTATCAATACCTTTGGATATGATGTCAAACCAGAGGTGAAACTACCCCCACAGATTGACAACAAAGTGACAGTTACACAGAA TGTCTTGAAAAAGAAAATTATGGAATCCAAGAATGGGCGCTTTTTGGAGAAGGACAAAAGAATTTTGGAGGAGCTTAAGAATCTTCACTTGGAACCCCATCCTTTCTGTACAGTGCTGCCTTCGGAAACAGATTTCA CCTTTTGGAAGATTCTGATGGAAGGGCCTCCACAAACCCCATATGAAAATGGAACTTTTGAGCTGTATTGTTCATTTGGTTCTGAGTACCCCGTGAAACCACCACTAATGAGGTTCTTGACCCCT GTTTACCATTGTAATGTGAACAGTGAGGGAAGAATCTGTCACAACATATTTGACCAAAATTACTCTGCCCACATTACCATGAGAGAGATCCTGGATGCCATATTTGGGCTCCTGATTGCCCCTGAACCAGAGGATCCTCTAGAcag CATTTTGGCAGAACAATTTCATTCCAGCAAACAAAAATATGAGGAAGAAGCCAggaaaagcacagaaaagcaTGCAAATTCCTCTATGGATGAGTTGGAAAAG